A region of the Gallaecimonas mangrovi genome:
CATCTTCAAGTTCTTCAGCATCTTTGGCCACCTTAACAGGGCAACCAATAATACGGCCATAGGTCGACAACTGCTCATGGGCACCAATACGGTATGTGTCTGTACTGACCAAGGCGACTTCATCGGCGCCATGCTTAAGAGCATAGTGTGCAGCAAGCTTAGCCACAGTAGTGGTTTTGCCTACGCCGGTAGGTCCCATCATGGCAACCACACCGCCTTTACGCAAAATACTGTTGTCACTGGTATATAGACGTTTTTTCAGTTGTACCCGTACCCATTTCCAACCATCGTTAGGACCAAGGGCCTCTGGCATGGGGCCAGTAACGTCCTCTGCCAGTGTAGCGGGAAAACCCATCTTGATCAGGCGCTCTTCCAGCATGGTGCGCACCGGGTGACGGCGCGCCTTGGCATCTTGGCGCAAACCAGACAGTTGGTGTTCCAGCAGTTGGCGCAGGCTGAGCATTTCTTCTGATAAATCAGCGATGGTCACTTTTTTGACGGGCTCAGCCATTTGCGCGGCAGCAGCGGGCATGGCCATGTCATTTTTTTGGTCCATCACCTGCTTGGCAAGATTGCGGGACCATTCGGGCAGGCTATCGCTGCGGCTTTCTTGCTCGCGGCTTTGCCAGTCCCAGTTAATTGATTGTGGTTCAGCCGCCTTACGGCGAACAGGTTCGCTTTTCGCCATTGGCCGGCCTGCGCCAGAAGACAGTGTCACCATGTCGTCAGACAGCTCGCGCTCATTGCTGCGGTTCGGCATCGCTTGGCGGGGCACCGCGGCCTTTGGCGGCTGCGGCTTATCGGCAACATCCACTGCCGCGACAATTTCGACACCACCGTTAACCTTGTTGTTGGACAGAATAACCGCGTCCACTCCCAGGGTGTCTTTGACCTCTGCCAAGGCAGAGCGCATGTCTTTGGCAAAAAAGCGATGGATTTTCACTGGCCTTAGCCTCCGCTACCTATGCTGCTCACAATACGGATTTGCTTGTCATCCGGCACTTCCTGATAAGACAGAACGCGCAGGCCCGGGATCGAGTATTTGACGAATCGGGCCAAGGAGCTTCTTAGCACCCCGGATGTCAGCAGCACCGCTGACTGACCATTCATTTCCTGTTGATTGGCGGCATTTTCCAGAGACTTTTGTAGCCTTTCTGCAAGGCCAGGCTCCAGTCCTGCGTTTTCGCCGCCGGCTTGTAGGGTTTGATGCAACATCTGTTCCAACTCTGGCGCCAGAGTTATGACGGGCAGTTCGGCGGTGGGGCCAAAGATCTCTTGCACCAGCAACCGCTTCATCGAAATACGGGCAGCGGCAGTTAATACGTCGGTGTCTTGCGACTTGGGAGCGTATTCCACCATGGTTTGCACCAAGGTACGCATGTCGCGAATAGGCACGCCTTCGTGCAGCAGGTTTTGCAATACCTTGACCAAAATCCCCAGCGAGATAATGTCGGGCACCAAACCTTCCACCAGCTTGGGCGCCTTTTTGCCCAGCATATCCAACAGGTTCTGTACTTCTTCGTGGCCCAGCAACTGGGCGGCGTTATTGGCCAATAGTTGGCTCAGGTGAGTGGCAACCACCGTGGCGGTATCCACCACGGTGTAGCCCAGGCTTTGGGCATGGTCGCGCTGCGCTGGCGTTATCCAGTAGGCTTCCAAACCAAATGCGGGTTCTTG
Encoded here:
- the flhF gene encoding flagellar biosynthesis protein FlhF is translated as MKIHRFFAKDMRSALAEVKDTLGVDAVILSNNKVNGGVEIVAAVDVADKPQPPKAAVPRQAMPNRSNERELSDDMVTLSSGAGRPMAKSEPVRRKAAEPQSINWDWQSREQESRSDSLPEWSRNLAKQVMDQKNDMAMPAAAAQMAEPVKKVTIADLSEEMLSLRQLLEHQLSGLRQDAKARRHPVRTMLEERLIKMGFPATLAEDVTGPMPEALGPNDGWKWVRVQLKKRLYTSDNSILRKGGVVAMMGPTGVGKTTTVAKLAAHYALKHGADEVALVSTDTYRIGAHEQLSTYGRIIGCPVKVAKDAEELEDVLYQLRNRSLVLIDTAGMGQRDLRLNQQLSTLVQSGQVPIQRYLVMAATAQQRVLEDALTRFSQVPLDGLVLTKLDETLSLGEVLGLAIQNTLPIGYLTDGQRVPEDLQVAQADDLLERALALFVGGAAA